In the genome of Podospora pseudocomata strain CBS 415.72m chromosome 2 map unlocalized CBS415.72m_2.2, whole genome shotgun sequence, one region contains:
- a CDS encoding uncharacterized protein (EggNog:ENOG503P1V1; antiSMASH:Cluster_1) has product MVRRFQQAVALVAATATGVLAASENMGPASFMWPPDRAWSEHTDNEGPCGSIHRVLERTKFPLSGGRIALTAQDDSYHAQISISFHNDPQEQKDFGFVLNTTPITEIDPGHTCLTIPDPPSTIAPGTNATIQLMYIADFDRPENQTFYACADIQYVRAADFPQDTIPCFNATDSENDVPAPTATGLPTNLPGHGDNGPPLNTADPEPSSSSVPSNNNGNNNNNNNTPIESVKTGLSKGAIAGAVIGSILGVAAIIGLAFLFYRERQRKNRLIAQRDSGRGVPWVEDPPKKSNISADSVVLGTRL; this is encoded by the exons ATGGTTCGACGATTTCAGCAGGCTGTGGCCCTCGTTGCAGCCACTGCCACTGGTGTTTTGGCAGCCTCGGAGAACATGGGCCCTGCCTCGTTCATGTGGCCACCTGACAGAGCCTGGTCTGAGCACACTGACAACGAGGGGCCTTGTGGTTCTATCCACAGGGTTCTTGAACGGACGAAGTTTCCTTTGA GTGGCGGAAGAATAGCCTTGACAGCCCAAGATGACTCCTACCACGCCCAGATAAGCATCTCATTCCATAATG ACCCCCAAGAGCAAAAGGACTTTGGCTTCGTCCTGAACACAACGCCCATCACAGAGATCGATCCAGGGCACACCTGCCTGACCATTCCTGACCCTCCATCGACCATTGCCCCCGGAACCAATGCGACCATCCAGCTCATGTACATTGCCGACTTTGACCGGCCAGAGAACCAAACCTTCTATGCCTGTGCCGACATCCA GTATGTCCGCGCTGCCGACTTCCCACAAGACACAATCCCGTGCTTCAACGCAACCGACTCTGAGAACGACGTCCCGGCACCCACTGCCACTGGTCTTCCGACCAACCTCCCGGGTCACGGCGACAATGGTCCTCCTCTCAACACCGCTGATCCAGAGCCATCGAGCAGCTCTGTTCCATCGaacaacaacggcaacaacaacaacaacaacaacacccccatTGAGTCTGTCAAGACCGGTCTCTCCAAGGGTGCTATCGCCGGTGCGGTGATTGGTTCCATTCTTGGTGTCGCTGCCATCATTGGCTTGGCTTTCCTGTTCTATCGTGAGCGCCAGAGAAAGAACAGACTTATTGCCCAGCGTGACTCTGGGAGGGGTGTCCCTTGGGTTGAGGACCCTCCCAAGAAGTCGAATATTTCTGCTGATAGTGTGGTTTTGGGGACGAGGTTGTAG
- a CDS encoding uncharacterized protein (antiSMASH:Cluster_1; EggNog:ENOG503P5DK) produces the protein MRGLQFFVLLSAFTGTAVQAAVSPQDNVDVGALLARQAPGTPQFECHSNCGSALGGSRSGRHCDNSTWVELFEDCLECAKQFNIWRHYGNGLTAAAEACGLSSVPSPSGGGEEPAATTTVTPVDSFVTSEAPATVTEDADSSSTSDAAEPSITEPPQTGAETTAPASASTSEPVTAGASGLAYASVSMMSVGTLLAVFIGTISW, from the exons ATGCGTGGTCTTCAGTTTTTCGTCCTGCTCTCCGCCTTCACTGGGACTGCTGTTCAAGCCGCTGTTTCTCCTCAAGACAATGTCGATGTCGGTGCCCTCTTAGCCCGCCAGGCCCCTGGTACTCCCCAGTTTGAGTGCCATTCCAACTGTG GAAGTGCCCTTGGTGGCTCGCGCTCTGGTAGACATTGCGACAACTCCACTTGGGTCGAGCTCTTCGAGGACTGTCTCGAATGTGCCAAGCAGTTCAACATCTGGCGCCATTACGGCAATGGTTTGACAGCCGCTGCTGAAGCTTGCGGCTTGTCTTCTGTCCCATCACCCtcgggcggaggagaggagccAGCGGCCACCACAACAGTCACTCCCGTCGACTCTTTTGTCACCTCAGAGGCCCCGGCTACTGTCACTGAGGATGCTGATTCGTCTTCTACCTCTGACGCCGCTGAACCCTCCATCACCGAACCTCCTCAGACAGGAGCTGAGACGACTGCAcccgcctcggcctccaCCAGT GAGCCTGTTACTGCTGGTGCTTCCGGTCTCGCGTATGCTTCTGTCTCGATGATGAGTGTCGGGACTCTACTTGCGGTGTTCATTGGCACAATCAGCTGGTAA
- a CDS encoding uncharacterized protein (EggNog:ENOG503P1RI; antiSMASH:Cluster_1; COG:S) — MANVDDDLNDINDILDSLRSRPPSPNEISSCPSCSRIKDESLPGYRCLRIGSSRGIYPSTCARCVFTSAVGEACVEQGILKCADFDTDNKPNHFIVWQVENDGSLVLPRWSNLLSSAGGSAYYLPNAISFEILTAPGKPSPFPDIPIWGPRLACPSKDDGVSFDKVQAWLKVCEERHSMCGRVSGAPNLPARVLDVRQLPVKLYEPHPGESKPYLCLSHCWGGSRPKCMTTSWTLETNRQEIVWNDLPATFQHAIDVTRRLGFEYLWIDSLCIIQDSETDWQHQSAEMIFIYENSHLTLCATASEDDNGGFYGDVPTERRPKEITVKGPDGTDYELLVRTDLSNRHLPLPWGVDHHENRRKYFPLLTRAWVFQERLLSRRLLHFTKEELLFECAELITCECHPGVGRYDYRPKHSEPLDKRVLSLSEAALKAPKKKPESLEEAANLEVNATPWGRAVECYTALSLSYPRDKLPALSGVAKQIQRRLRPDDEYLAGLWRSTLLPDLCWWSVGYKQAPQRWRGPSWSWVSIDGPIAMNKFRQRAKNDACSVVDASVLLTGPDAMGEVESGHVILSGTICAGRMKQGSHVDPKILRYPKSASVYDLLLAVNGDERLMFVDCRDYLYDGTVTVGQEIFCLRMGLYNDADEFCLILKRAGKVETSSINESGCYERIGYMMGYSGDLDRWCEGKARSLIKII; from the exons ATGGCGAATGTCGATGACGATCTCAACGACATCAACGATATACTCGACAGCCTTCGTTCAAGACCACCAAGTCCGAATGAAATCTCGTCATGCCCCTCTTGTTCCAGGATTAAAGATGAATCCCTGCCAGGATACCGTTGCCTTCGGATTGGGAGCTCACGAGGAATCTACCCAAGTACTTGCGCTCGCTGCGTGTTTACGTCCGCGGTTGGAGAAGCCTGTGTGGAGCAAGGGATTCTAAAATGTGCAGATTTTGACACAGACAACAAACCCAATCACTTTATTGTTTGGCAAGTCGAGAACGACGGTTCACTCGTACTTCCGAGATGGTCTAACCTATTATCGTCTGCCGGAGGTTCCGCGTACTACCTTCCGAATGCCATATCATTTGAGATATTGACCGCTCCCGGGAAGCCATCTCCATTTCCTGACATTCCTATTTGGGGCCCAAGATTGGCCTGCCCTAGCAAGGATGATGGCGTAAGCTTTGACAAGGTTCAGGCTTGGTTGAAGGTTTGCGAGGAAAGACACTCAATGTGTGGTAGGGTGTCTGGAGCTCCAAATTTACCGGCAAGGGTTCTTGATGTTCGCCAACTACCCGTCAAGTTGTATGAGCCACATCCCGGTGAGTCGAAGCCATATCTGTGTCTTTCCCACTGCTGGGGTGGTTCGAGACCGAAATGCATGACTACATCATGGACCCTCGAGACCAATCGCCAGGAGATTGTTTGGAACGATCTCCCCGCAACATTTCAACATGCCATTGATGTTACAAGGCGCCTAGGATTTGAATATCTGTGGATCGACTCTCTGTGCATTATACAAGACTCGGAAACGGACTGGCAGCACCAGTCGGCTGAAATGATCTTCATTTACGAGAATAGCCATCTTACTTTG TGTGCCACTGCATCAGAGGATGACAATGGTGGATTCTATGGAGACGTACCTACCGAAAGAAGGCCGAAAGAAATTACAGTCAAAGGACCAGACGGAACAGATTACGAGCTGCTGGTCAGAACGGACCTGTCGAATCGACATCTTCCATTGCCTTGGGGAGTTGACCACCACGAAAACCGAAGGAAGTATTTTCCGCTCCTGACACGAGCCTGGGTTTTCCAAGAGCGCCTTCTATCTCGCCGATTACTGCACTTCACCAAGGAAGAGCTCCTCTTCGAATGCGCAGAACTCATAACGTGCGAATGTCACCCTGGGGTTGGGCGATACGATTACCGGCCAAAGCACAGTGAGCCACTCGACAAACGTGTACTTTCTCTCTCAGAGGCTGCTTTGAAGgcacccaagaagaagccagagAGTCTTGAAGAAGCCGCCAACCTCGAGGTTAATGCGACGCCCTGGGGGAGAGCAGTAGAGTGCTACACAGCGCTAAGTCTTTCATATCCACGAGACAAGCTACCAGCGTTGTCAGGAGTTGCCAAACAAATCCAGAGACGTTTGCGGCCGGATGACGAATATCTTGCGGGACTATGGAGAAGCACGCTGCTACCTGATTTATGCTGGTGGTCTGTCGGCTATAAGCAGGCACCACAGCGGTGGCGCGGGCCAAGCTGGTCATGGGTATCAATCGACGGACCCATCGCCATGAACAAATTCCGACAACGGGCTAAGAACGATGCTTGCAGCGTTGTGGATGCAAGCGTACTCCTAACTGGTCCAGACGCAATGGGAGAAGTCGAATCGGGGCACGTTATTTTGTCAGGAACTATTTGCGCCGGACGAATGAAACAGGGATCTCATGTCGATCCCAAGATACTGCGCTACCCCAAATCTGCATCTGTTTACGACCTTCTACTGGCAGTCAATGGGGACGAAAGGCTGATGTTTGTAGACTGTCGGGATTACCTCTACGATGGCACGGTGACAGTTGGCCAAGAGATATTTTGTCTCCGCATGGGCCTGTACAATGACGCTGACGAGTtctgcttgatcttgaaACGGGCTGGCAAGGTGGAGACGTCATCTATCAATGAATCAGGATGCTATGAGAGAATTGGATACATGATGGGCTACTCTGGTGATCTCGATAGGTGGTGCGAAGGGAAAGCCAGGTCACTGATAAAGATTATCTAA
- a CDS encoding uncharacterized protein (antiSMASH:Cluster_1; SMCOG1034:cytochrome P450; COG:Q; EggNog:ENOG503NXW2), producing the protein MTTLWLFLATALAVYIARCYNSYSRLCHIPGPALAKFSSAWMIKMLTSGKVHENMIATAAKYGPLVRIGPNDLLCTDPETLRRMSSVRSAYTKGVFYETGRIIPGYNNIVCERDEEKHKALRTKMAGAYNGRENGSTGFEESIDRQMLNLVALIESKYVSSPGNLRPFDLCAKTHFFSLDVISDASFGKAFGFLVEDRDLHQFVEINDSALPAMNFLQAVPSLTNIVYRWPFNLALPRDVDGVGFGRLMGLATGCVEERLRPDAEPGRDMLQAFINGGMTEDELVQHMFVQIVAGSITTAAAIRHTLLALISTPSVYATLQKEIDESVSSGRVSRPVIRDVEAQALPYLQAMIREGYRTWPSVVGLGSKQVPKGGDSICGFHVPEGTQVSHNYSGIMRLKGVFGEDADVFRPERWLKEEADAERLKLMNSVLELAFGNGKYQCLGKRIALMELNKIFFELLQRYDMALVDPHNPIRSSSGVFWIGSDLMLRLTKRS; encoded by the exons ATGACCACATTATGGCTCTTCCTAGCCACCGCACTGGCAGTTTACATCGCCCGTTGCTACAATTCCTACTCCCGCCTCTGTCACATCCCCGGCCCCGCACTCGCAAAGTTCTCATCCGCCTGGATGATCAAAATGCTCACCAGCGGCAAGGTCCACGAGAACATGatcgccaccgccgccaaaTACGGCCCCTTGGTACGAATCGGACCCAACGACCTGCTTTGCACCGACCCGGAGACCTTGCGCCGGATGTCGAGCGTGCGCTCAGCTTACACAAAAGGAGTCTTTTATGAGACGGGGAGGATCATCCCGGGGTATAACAACATTGTTTGTGAGCGGGATGAGGAGAAACACAAAGCGCTGAGGACAAAGATGGCAGGGGCT TACAACGGACGAGAAAACGGGAGTACAGGCTTTGAGGAAAGTATAGATCGACAGATGCTCAACCTCGTGGCATTGATTGAAAGCAAATATGTCTCCTCGCCCGGCAATCTGCGGCCGTTTGATCTTTGTGCCAAGACGCATTTCTTCTCGTTGGATGTCATTAGCGATGCTTCGTTTGGTAAGGCATTCGGGTTCTTGGTAGAGGATAGGGATTTGCATCAGTTCGTTGAGATCAATGACTCTGCTCTTCCGGCCATGAATTTCCTTCAGGCTGTGCCGTCCTTGACAAATATCGTTTATCGCTGGCCGTTTAATCTGGCGCTTCCTAGGGACGTGGACGGCGTTGGGTTTGGCCGGTTAATGGG GCTGGCAACGGGTTGCGTGGAGGAGCGGCTTCGACCTGATGCAGAGCCAGGGCGGGATATGCTCCAGGCTTTTATCAATGGTGGGATGACGGAGGATGAGCTGGTGCAGCATATGTTTGTTCAGAT TGTGGCAGGTTCCATTACGACGGCGGCAGCTATTCGACATACCCTCTTGGCCTTGATATCTACCCCTTCGGTGTATGCGACTCTCCAAAAGGAAATAGATGAGAGTGTCTCCTCCGGCCGCGTCAGTCGTCCGGTCATTAGGGATGTCGAAGCTCAAGCCCTTCCGTATCTGCAAGCGATGATTCGCGAGGGCTACCGAACCTGGCCATCAGTTGTTGGCCTGGGCAGCAAGCAGGTGCCGAAAGGTGGTGATAGTATTTGCGGGTTCCATGTTCCGGAGGGCACCCAAGTCTCGCATAACTACTCGGGAATAATGCGATTGAAGGGGGTATTTGGGGAGGATGCTGACGTGTTTCGACCGGAGCGCTGGCtaaaggaggaggccgacgcAGAGCGGCTGAAGTTGATGAACTCTGTGCTGGAACTTGCGTTCGGGAATGGAAAGTACCAGTGTCTGGGAAAGCGAATCGCGCTGATGGAGTTGAACAAGATCTTTTTTGAG CTATTGCAGCGGTATGATATGGCGTTGGTTGATCCTCACAACCCGATCAGATCAAGCAGCGGGGTATTTTGGATTGGAAGCGATTTGATGTTGAGATTAACAAAGAGGTCGTAA
- a CDS encoding uncharacterized protein (antiSMASH:Cluster_1; EggNog:ENOG502SEZR; COG:S), which yields MVSVTFFATILSMGLAVLAAPANFNNTSVVEARDSCDSTKSFCPKGDRGQCNPGVDGCMHIYYCEHIWSQGDCAHSYSWTGECHNIPAKFDNAISSIANENVDQSDCHWFDGADCTGAQYSNENDQNLADGNGWWNDRISSYRCDYHGPAS from the exons ATGGTCTCTGTTACCTTCTTTGCTaccatcctctccatggGGCTTGCTGTCCTTGCAGCCCCggccaacttcaacaacactTCGGTGGTCGAGGCCCGCGACAGCTGTGACTCCACGAAGTCTTTCTGTCCCAAGGGTGACCGCGGTCAGTGCAACCCCGGAGTTGACGGGTGCATGCATATCTATTATTGCGAGCACATCTGGTCGCAGGGCGACTGTGCTCACAGTTACTCTTGGACCGGCGAGTGTC ATAACATTCCCGCCAAATTTGACAATGCCATCAGCTCCATTGCCAACGAGAATGTCGACCAATCCGACTGCCACTGGTTTGA TGGTGCGGATTGCACCGGCGCCCAGTATTCGAACGAGAACGACCAAAACCTTGCCGATGGCAATGGTTGGTGGAACGACCGTATCAGCTCCTACCGCTGCGACTACCATGGCCCGGCTTCTTAA
- a CDS encoding uncharacterized protein (antiSMASH:Cluster_1), whose protein sequence is MSNTIRPAVKGDLNAIVKIAQLVAPYAENIPYLYPEEYRQDHLKRPRKGYRFCLFSQDFILMVAKVPDSGTPGDIDMQGSNPSPPAPSGPNDITNTTYEELTKEPEQPLEKPSDKQPPDTSEENIRQCRMKAFNAAVARDWEYYQTRLG, encoded by the exons ATGTCCAACACAATCCGCCCCGCCGTAAAAGGCGACCTCAACGCCATCGTCAAAATCGCCCAACTCGTGGCACCATACGCGGAAAACATACCCTACCTCTACCCAGAAGAATACCGTCAAGATCACTTGAAGAGACCTCGCAAAGGATACCGCTTTTGCCTCTTCTCTCAAGATTTTATCTTGATGGTTGCAAAAGTCCCCGACTCAGGAACACCAGGCGACATCGACATGCAGGGTAGCAATCCATCACCGCCTGCGCCATCTGGACCAAA TgatatcaccaacaccacctacGAGGAGCTCACCAAGGAGCCGGAACAACCGCTAGAAAAGCCGTCCGACAAGCAGCCCCCCGATACGAGTGAAGAAAACATCAGGCAGTGCCGTATGAAGGCCTTCAACGCTGCTGTCGCGCGGGATTGGGAGTATTACCAGACTAGACTTGGTTAG
- a CDS encoding uncharacterized protein (COG:T; COG:U; EggNog:ENOG503NY8Z; antiSMASH:Cluster_1) gives MAPVSITTALLNLIAVVGETAAAVATFCRRSRDARSDLLAVTGELAQLQLVLELLREDTAVIDDGAIPEDVHNRALSTIGNCSNVIEEINKTLGSCERPNRGLQWTFAIKAEVDGQRELLNAHRDTLHMALDAVALLAVKGLKSAKSQVSVTVHDVGSDSEEVIDVCTAVTIPSTTGDQDLGIIQNTGAVTIYTEEPPHDPRSQWDDIFETLDQDSNGIINGDEAVPFFEQFNLPSQTLAEIWDQADEGSRGYLTKGQFAHAMELIQRARHDQLFNELDAGGKGYLLGTEASPFFEQSCLPVETLGRIWQQVDKENKGFLSREEFGMVLDLIRGERLVEPEDKARFDEVFARLDADGKGMIRGEEACVFLNNSKLPDLVLGQIWELADVDTDGYLTKDEFAVAMYMIKQQRMGVTRLPKVVIRGVRFFDS, from the coding sequence ATGGCTCCGGTATCCATCACTACTGCGCTTTTAAATCTTATCGCCGTCGTCGGGGAAACGGCAGCGGCGGTTGCTACGTTTTGTCGGCGTTCCCGAGACGCAAGGTCTGACCTTTTGGCAGTGACAGGCGAGTTGGCGCAGCTTCAGCTCGTGCTCGAGTTGCTGAGAGAGGATACTGCTGTCATTGATGACGGCGCCATACCCGAGGATGTTCACAACCGAGCTCTTTCGACGATCGGGAACTGCTCGAATGTCATTGAGGAGATCAACAAAACCCTTGGCAGCTGCGAGCGCCCCAATCGGGGCCTGCAGTGGACGTTTGCGAtcaaggctgaggttgaTGGTCAGCGGGAATTGTTGAACGCTCACCGAGATACACTGCACATGGCGCTGGATGCCGTTGCTCTTCTGGCTGTTAAAGGTCTTAAGAGTGCTAAAAGTCAGGTTTCGGTGACTGTGCACGACGTCGGTTCGGATTCGGAAGAGGTGATAGATGTCTGCACCGCGGTCACCATCCCCTCAACCACTGGGGATCAGGATCTGGGAATAATTCAGAACACCGGAGCTGTCACAATATACACCGAGGAACCACCACATGATCCTAGATCCCAGTGGGATGACATCTTCGAAACTTTGGACCAGGACAGCAACGGGATTATAAACGGAGACGAAGCGGTGCCGTTCTTTGAACAGTTCAACCTACCAAGCCAAACCCTTGCTGAAATTTGGGACCAAGCAGACGAAGGCAGCCGAGGATATTTGACCAAAGGACAGTTCGCTCATGCAATGGAGCTCATTCAGCGCGCCCGCCACGACCAGCTATTCAACGAGCTTGACGCAGGAGGGAAAGGATACCTCCTTGGCACGGAAGCAAGCCCCTTTTTTGAACAGTCTTGTCTACCAGTGGAGACGCTGGGGAGGATCTGGCAGCAGGTGGACAAAGAGAACAAGGGGTTCCTCAGCagggaggagtttgggatGGTGTTAGATCTTATTAGGGGGGAAAGGTTGGTTGAGCCGGAGGATAAGGCGCGGTTTGATGAGGTCTTTGCTAGGCTTGATGCGGATGGGAAGGGTATGATCAGAGGGGAGGAAGCGTGTGTTTTCTTGAATAATTCCAAACTGCCGGATCTGGTGTTGGGACAGATATGGGAGCTGGCAGATGTGGATACGGATGGGTATCTTACCAAGGATGAGTTTGCCGTGGCGATGTATATGATAAAGCAGCAGAGGATGGGGGTTACGAGACTGCCGAAGGTTGTGATTAGGGGTGTGAGGTTCTTTGATTCATAG
- a CDS encoding uncharacterized protein (COG:L; EggNog:ENOG503PBDI; antiSMASH:Cluster_1): MTLTFSHMSADSFIEQQLKGRKRPRVREAVSCWQCRTRKTRCDRESPCGQCKHRGIATECIYSTPKDRQDVPRSRSRLRVPSSSSAPSPSAQLSPEGPTQTHTPPDSCSSRGETPESTPTTPSPAEKQNVARAPRGNAYKGTAFKTRVMGLSHWLAPCNEMTVLKAMLDHSPEFHTSRKAFAELKAQLRTYNNVSEPSVGRDSASLRSLLPERQECEAWIAKYFQTYGRLYGILDQPAFNRDLDRIYSGSLDHPVHICKILLAVSIAMQSSEQERHRGRRLARAVENCIYTPKFQKPCCGVVQVLLLLAVMKSILASETDKMYDLLPLHGLIRDITTSMGLHRDPAFFVEVTPYFAELRKRLWWCFVRLNLEYSIRSGTQFSLRLEESDCPLPLPISLRTLDRESDGTTDSDLERTAENDVKFSVAAAKLAQVIGPLHQALYSPQPPSTNELQARLRAGFGKFLTELPPALRSGAKPTDPIEELQQSLISIPMTSFLSITGLGSTLGTSPEASQRSQLLELWDNAASVLHQFRSLCQISSDMSNMACQLFWTDAARSAMASCWILGRLHQLDNIRILCHPQRTGCVFRELLIKSLVFLQDLWQTRYHLGVVAAKFSLLLAVSINVTSNLYADDVNTDTFRQRLFDGAATAAQGLIANMLHGVQLRQQQQFSVPLITLDPPTLMSASVEYPTWEVSDTGVGLLGVPDPLSRASTPLLGPDFLPFDYPTNVDFAGVMYTNNDFGFAMETGGMFQDNMAMGLPPFVEQQGMVPLW; encoded by the exons ATGACTTTAACATTCAGCCACATGAGCGCTGACTCGTTCATCGAGCAACAGCTGAAAGGGAGGAAACGACCCAGAGTTCGGGAAGCTGTGTCTTGCTGGCAG TGCCGGACGCGAAAAACACGATGCGATCGCGAATCTCCCTGTGGCCAATGCAAACATCGTGGTATCGCCACCGAGTGTATTTACAGCACTCCCAAAGACCGCCAGGACGTTCCAAGGTCACGATCAAGACTGCGCGTTCCTTCATCGTCCTcagctccctcaccatcagcACAACTATCCCCTGAGGGCCcgacacaaacacacacgCCACCAGACAGCTGTTCATCAAGAGGGGAAACACCAGAGTCcacaccaacaacgccatcaccagccgAAAAGCAGAATGTTGCTCGCGCACCGAGAGGCAATGCCTACAAGGGCACTGCGTTCAAGACTCGCGTGATGGGCCTGAGCCATTGGTTGGCTCCATGTAACGAGATGACAGTGTTGAAGGCAATGTTGGATCACTCGCCTGAATTTCACACTAGTCGCAAGGCATTTGCCGAGCTCAAAGCTCAGCTAAGGACATACAACAATGTCTCCGAACCGTCAGTGGGAAGGGACAGCGCCAGCCTTCGATCGCTATTACCCGAACGACAGGAATGCGAGGCGTGGATCGCGAAATACTTCCAGACATATGGGCGCCTGTACGGAATCCTCGACCAGCCAGCTTTTAACAGGGATTTGGATCGCATTTATTCAGGTTCCCTCGATCATCCGGTGCACATATGCAAAATCCTGCTAGCCGTCAGCATTGCCATGCAGAGCAGCGAACAAGAGAGGCACcgtgggaggagattggcGAGGGCTGTCGAGAATTGCATATATACACCAAAGTTCCAAAAGCCATGTTGTGGTGTGGTACAGGTTTTGCTGCTACTAGCAGTCATGAAGAGCATTTTGGCGTCGGAGACGGACAAGATGTACGATTTGCTTCCGCTTCATGGGCTGATCAGGGATATCACAACCAGCATGGGTCTTCATCGCGACCCAGCATTCTTCGTGGAGGTCACGCCGTATTTTGCCGAGCTCAGAAAGCGCCTCTGGTGGTGCTTCGTGCGGTTGAATTTGGAGTACTCGATACGAAGTGGAACACAGTTCAGTTTGCGCTTGGAGGAAAGCGACTGCCCATTACCACTGCCGATCAGTCTCCGTACGTTAGACCGGGAATCCGACGGAACGACAGACTCGGATCTTGAAAGGACAGCCGAAAATGACGTCAAGTTTTCGGTCGCTGCAGCAAAGCTGGCTCAAGTCATTGGACCTTTACACCAAGCGCTTTATTCgccccaacctccttctaCCAACGAACTTCAGGCGCGTCTTCGAGCGGGATTCGGGAAGTTCCTGACAGAACTACCACCTGCACTGAGATCTGGGGCCAAACCCACAGACCCAATCGAGGAGCTCCAGCAATCTCTGATCTCGATCCCAATGACCAGCTTCCTCTCTATTACTGGACTGGGCAGCACATTAGGCACATCTCCAGAAGCTTCGCAACGCAGTCAGCTGTTGGAACTGTGGGACAATGCCGCTTCTGTTTTGCACCAGTTTCGCAGTTTATGCCAGATTAGCTCTGACATGAGCAACATGGCCTGCCAGCTATTCTGGACCGATGCTGCTCGTTCGGCGATGGCATCTTGCTGGATTCTTGGCCGACTACACCAGTTAGACAACATCCGCATTCTCTGCCACCCACAAAGGACAGGGTGTGTGTTCCGCGAGCTGTTGATCAAATCTCTGGTTTTCCTGCAAGACCTATGGCAGACGAGGTATCACCTAGGAGTGGTGGCAGCCAAGTTCAGTTTGTTGCTAGCGGTCAGCATCAACGTCACATCAAATCTGTACGCCGATGACGTCAACACAGACACATTCAGGCAAAGACTCTTTGATGGggcagcaacggcagcaCAAGGGCTGATTGCGAATATGCTGCATGGCGTGCAGCtacggcagcaacaacagttCTCTGTGCCACTCATTACGCTCGATCCTCCAACTCTTATGTCTGCTTCTGTGGAATATCCCACGTGGGAGGTATCGGATACTGGCGTAGGGCTGTTGGGTGTTCCGGACCCCTTGTCCCGGGCCAGCACACCTTTGCTGGGGCCTGATTTTCTGCCTTTCGATTATCCCACGAATGTGGACTTTGCTGGTGTTATGTACACGAACAACGACTTTGGCTTTGCCATGGAGACTGGGGGGATGTTTCAGGATAATATGGCGATGGGGTTGCCGCCGTTTGTGGAGCAACAGGGAATGGTGCCTTTGTGGTAG